From the Salmo trutta chromosome 2, fSalTru1.1, whole genome shotgun sequence genome, one window contains:
- the LOC115149592 gene encoding polyadenylate-binding protein 2 isoform X1, producing the protein MAEFGNGLDSGMTEESLLDSDPGHPELEDPGVGDEEPGLEEGEAAIEDPELEAIKARVREMEEEAEKLKELQNEVEKQMNLSPPPAGPVIMSIEEKMEADARSIYVGNVDYGATAEELEAHFHGCGSVNRVTILCDKFTGHPKGFAYIEFSDKESVRTAMALDESLFRGRQIKVGVKRTNRPGISTTDRGFPRARFRSRGGNFNSSRARYYSGYAPPRGRGRAFRFQDQWRLTTPPPVAAAPPNVSAGSLSLSAPAMHTHPILSVWGGGGQGDHRATAGGVYYNKR; encoded by the exons ATGGCGGAGTTCGGTAACGGACTGGACTCAGGAATGACGGAGGAATCTCTACTGGACTCAGATCCAGGGCACCCAGAACTAGAAGACCCGGGTGTTGGCGATGAGGAGCCGGGATTAGAGGAAGGAGAAGCCGCAATTGAGGACCCG gaGCTGGAGGCAATCAAAGCCCGGGtgcgagagatggaggaggaagcaGAAAAGCTGAAGGAGTTACAGAACGAGGTGGAGAAACAGATGAACCTTAGCCCTCCACCAG CCGGTCCCGTCATCATGTCCATCGAGGAGAAAATGGAAGCCGACGCAAGATCAATCTACGTTGGAAAC GTGGATTACGGCGCCACGGCGGAGGAGCTAGAAGCCCACTTCCACGGCTGCGGCTCCGTCAACAGAGTCACCATCCTGTGCGACAAGTTCACAGGGCATCCCAAAGG GTTTGCCTATATCGAGTTTTCAGACAAGGAGTCTGTGAGGACGGCCATGGCACTGGACGAGTCTCTGTTCAGAGGAAGGCAGATTAAG GTGGGGGTGAAGAGGACGAACAGGCCAGGCATCAGCACCACAGACCGCGGGTTCCCCCGGGCCCGCTTCCGCTCACGAGGAGGCAACTTTAACTCGTCACGTGCACGTTACTACAGTGGCTACGCACCGCCCAGAGGCAGAGGACGGGCCTTCAG GTTTcaggaccagtggaggctgaCAACACCTCCTCCGGTGGCCGCAGCGCCCCCCAATGTCTCggcagggtctctctctctctctgctcctgctATGCACACTCACCCAATCCTgtctgtgtgggggggagggggtcagGGCGACCACAGGGCCACCGCAGGGGGCGTTTACTACAACAAGCGTTGA
- the LOC115149592 gene encoding polyadenylate-binding protein 2 isoform X2: MAEFGNGLDSGMTEESLLDSDPGHPELEDPGVGDEEPGLEEGEAAIEDPELEAIKARVREMEEEAEKLKELQNEVEKQMNLSPPPAGPVIMSIEEKMEADARSIYVGNVDYGATAEELEAHFHGCGSVNRVTILCDKFTGHPKGFAYIEFSDKESVRTAMALDESLFRGRQIKVGVKRTNRPGISTTDRGFPRARFRSRGGNFNSSRARYYSGYAPPRGRGRAFRGRGRTTSWYSPY, from the exons ATGGCGGAGTTCGGTAACGGACTGGACTCAGGAATGACGGAGGAATCTCTACTGGACTCAGATCCAGGGCACCCAGAACTAGAAGACCCGGGTGTTGGCGATGAGGAGCCGGGATTAGAGGAAGGAGAAGCCGCAATTGAGGACCCG gaGCTGGAGGCAATCAAAGCCCGGGtgcgagagatggaggaggaagcaGAAAAGCTGAAGGAGTTACAGAACGAGGTGGAGAAACAGATGAACCTTAGCCCTCCACCAG CCGGTCCCGTCATCATGTCCATCGAGGAGAAAATGGAAGCCGACGCAAGATCAATCTACGTTGGAAAC GTGGATTACGGCGCCACGGCGGAGGAGCTAGAAGCCCACTTCCACGGCTGCGGCTCCGTCAACAGAGTCACCATCCTGTGCGACAAGTTCACAGGGCATCCCAAAGG GTTTGCCTATATCGAGTTTTCAGACAAGGAGTCTGTGAGGACGGCCATGGCACTGGACGAGTCTCTGTTCAGAGGAAGGCAGATTAAG GTGGGGGTGAAGAGGACGAACAGGCCAGGCATCAGCACCACAGACCGCGGGTTCCCCCGGGCCCGCTTCCGCTCACGAGGAGGCAACTTTAACTCGTCACGTGCACGTTACTACAGTGGCTACGCACCGCCCAGAGGCAGAGGACGGGCCTTCAG gGGCCGAGGGCGAACGACATCGTGGTATTCCCCTTACTAA